The Sphingopyxis fribergensis DNA segment TCGCGGTCGCGCATGTCGTGCTGAATCGCGCCCAGTCGGGCCGCTTTCCCAAGAGCCTCTGCGGCGTCGTCCATCAGAAGAGCCAGTTCAGCTTCGTGCGCGGCGGCAAAATGCCCGCCATCCGCAACGGCGCGCAGTGGAACAACGCAGTAGCGATTGCACAGATTGCCCGCGACGGCAGCTGGAAGAACCACGCCCCCGGCGCGCTCTTCTTCCACGCGCGCTATGTCTCGCCGGGCTGGCGCAAAACGCGCATCGCGCAAATCGACAACCATATCTTCTATCGTTAAATTGTTTGGGCGGGGTGCAGAGGCATCCCGTTCATTGCCAAGCCATATTTGCTGGCGCATGAAGCAGCGATGACGCGTCAAATTTCCGTCGCCCTGCTCTCAGCAGCGGCGCTCGCTCTCGGTGGCTGCGCCACTGCGGTTCCTCCGATCGAAGTCACGCGCTTCCACGCCAGCGCGCCCGCAGGCTGGGCGCCGGGGACGCGCTATACCGTCGACACCGCGCCGCTCGGCAACGCCGGGGCGATGATCGACCCGCCCTCGCTCGAATGGAACAGCTACCGCACCGCGGTGGAACAGCAATTGCAGCGGCAGGGACTCGTCGCGGCGCCCGACGGCGCCCGCGCGCCCTTGAAGGTGCGGATCGGTTTCGAACGCATGAACCGTGAAGGCGTCGGTCGGCGGTCGCCTGTTTCGGTCGGGGTCGGCGGGTCGACCGGCAGCTATGGGTCGGGCGTCGGACTCGGGATCGGCCTCAATCTCGGCGGTGGTCCGAAGCGGATGGCCGATCTGCAGCTCGCGGTGCGCATCGACGATGCCGCAAGCGGCCAGGCTGTGTGGGAAGGCCGCGCCGTGACCGCGGTTCCAGTGAAGGCGCCCGCCAGCCAGCCCAGCCTCGCGGCGGCGAAATTGGCAGAAGCCTTATTCAAGGACTTCCCCGGCGAATCGGGACGCACTATCAGCGTCAAATGACCATCAGCATCAACGCCGCTTTCGACAGCGGCAATATCGTCGTGGAAAATGTCGACGGCACGTCGGCGCGCCTTTCGATCCGCAAGGATCGCGAGTCGGACTTTTTCCAGTGGTTCCACTTTCGCGTGTCGTGTGCGGTCGGCGACGCGCTCGACCTTGCGATCACGGGTCTTGCCGATTCGGCTTATCCCGACGGCTG contains these protein-coding regions:
- a CDS encoding DUF4136 domain-containing protein, whose protein sequence is MTRQISVALLSAAALALGGCATAVPPIEVTRFHASAPAGWAPGTRYTVDTAPLGNAGAMIDPPSLEWNSYRTAVEQQLQRQGLVAAPDGARAPLKVRIGFERMNREGVGRRSPVSVGVGGSTGSYGSGVGLGIGLNLGGGPKRMADLQLAVRIDDAASGQAVWEGRAVTAVPVKAPASQPSLAAAKLAEALFKDFPGESGRTISVK